A single window of Chitinophaga sp. XS-30 DNA harbors:
- a CDS encoding FecR family protein → MNQDHIKSLLQKYASGDLSGQEREILSEAIRAADDKAFQDLMEDHEEISWNADRRQNADDALLQLLRDKISAMEDPVMVRKAARVRYWAFAASLLLLILAGTWMYRQQQTGHSAEYTPDIAAATPKAMLTLGDGSIVMLDSAGNRLIPQGGTSVQQQGGLLVYQATGNEESGSINTLSTPRGGQFSVQLPDGSRAWLNAASSLRYPTAFREGERRVEVTGEVYFEVAAQASAPFIVKVKDKLLVKVLGTNFNINAYEDDRQIYTTLLTGSVQVDAPAANKRMELRPSQQAVLAKDGDLDLNKAPDLERVMAWKNGIFYFEDTELRELMAQLSRWYDVDVEFEQGVSKLYFSGKLQRDLGLSQLLSVLDMSGIHYRITGRKIVIEPAER, encoded by the coding sequence ATGAACCAGGACCACATCAAATCACTTTTGCAGAAATATGCCTCCGGGGACCTTTCCGGCCAGGAGCGGGAAATACTGTCTGAGGCCATACGCGCCGCTGATGACAAGGCATTCCAGGATCTTATGGAAGATCACGAAGAGATTAGCTGGAACGCGGATCGCCGGCAGAATGCCGATGATGCATTGTTGCAGCTCCTGCGGGATAAGATAAGCGCAATGGAGGACCCGGTGATGGTAAGGAAAGCTGCCCGGGTCCGATATTGGGCGTTTGCCGCCAGTCTGCTGTTGCTGATACTGGCGGGTACCTGGATGTACCGGCAGCAACAGACAGGCCATAGCGCTGAATATACGCCGGACATTGCTGCTGCGACGCCCAAAGCGATGTTAACGCTTGGGGATGGCTCCATTGTAATGCTCGACAGCGCCGGTAACCGGCTGATACCGCAGGGCGGTACATCGGTTCAGCAGCAGGGGGGGCTGCTGGTGTACCAGGCCACCGGCAATGAAGAAAGTGGAAGCATCAACACCCTTTCAACTCCCAGGGGCGGCCAGTTTTCGGTGCAACTGCCAGACGGTTCCCGTGCATGGTTGAATGCGGCAAGCTCGCTCCGTTATCCTACAGCGTTCAGGGAAGGGGAACGGCGCGTGGAAGTAACGGGGGAAGTATATTTTGAAGTGGCTGCCCAGGCATCGGCCCCCTTCATCGTAAAAGTAAAAGATAAGCTGCTGGTGAAAGTGCTCGGCACAAACTTTAATATCAATGCATATGAAGATGACCGGCAGATATACACCACGTTGCTGACAGGAAGCGTACAGGTAGATGCCCCTGCTGCAAACAAAAGGATGGAATTGCGGCCCTCACAGCAGGCCGTGCTGGCAAAGGATGGAGATCTGGATCTGAATAAAGCACCCGATCTGGAGCGGGTGATGGCCTGGAAGAACGGCATATTTTATTTCGAGGATACGGAATTACGCGAATTAATGGCGCAGCTTTCCCGCTGGTATGATGTGGATGTTGAGTTCGAGCAGGGTGTAAGCAAGCTGTATTTTTCAGGAAAGCTGCAGCGGGACCTGGGCCTGTCGCAACTATTGAGCGTGCTGGACATGAGCGGTATTCATTACAGGATAACAGGCAGGAAGATCGTTATCGAGCCTGCGGAACGTTAA
- a CDS encoding RNA polymerase sigma factor: MKVTLENEIQLLEALARGDEAAFAELYYFFQPVLHTFIFPLTGFSKDETEEILQDIFLKLWLRKETMIIVKSLKPYLFRMAKNRLLDKRRRDAQVTGAIAGWQFAQPGTETGDAIREKMQLEEYHELARNAIKRLTPLKRSILLLRNEHGRSLDEIAAELSMTKFAVKKHLYEAVKTLRDQLKHYKGIDIPVAILIIIHL, translated from the coding sequence ATGAAAGTAACGCTGGAAAATGAAATACAGCTATTGGAAGCGCTGGCAAGGGGAGACGAGGCCGCATTCGCGGAGTTGTACTACTTCTTTCAGCCCGTCCTGCACACATTCATTTTCCCGCTTACCGGATTCTCCAAAGACGAAACGGAGGAGATCTTGCAGGATATCTTCCTCAAGCTGTGGTTGAGAAAGGAAACGATGATCATCGTAAAGTCCCTGAAACCATATCTTTTCAGAATGGCCAAAAACCGCCTGCTGGACAAGCGCAGGCGTGATGCACAGGTAACAGGCGCCATTGCCGGCTGGCAGTTTGCGCAGCCCGGAACGGAAACAGGTGACGCCATCCGGGAAAAGATGCAACTGGAAGAATATCATGAACTGGCCCGCAATGCGATAAAAAGGCTGACACCGCTAAAACGCAGCATTCTTTTGCTGAGAAACGAACACGGACGGTCACTCGATGAGATCGCGGCAGAGTTGTCCATGACAAAATTTGCGGTAAAAAAACATTTGTATGAAGCCGTGAAAACATTGCGCGACCAGTTGAAACATTACAAGGGCATCGATATTCCTGTTGCGATACTGATCATTATCCATCTTTGA
- a CDS encoding ABC transporter permease subunit encodes MTKYLTIWKYQAVLLLRNRFLLAGLLFLLVAGLFGARYGKHFVSQQEEMIYAVDTLQQQKTTSAIKEIKRRDTAKLSPEEQQRFDDVMKYYQAAVAGAKTVVYRPGPFTSLSIGQKDNFPFYHEVSNNFRGADIYSTTSTDIQNPVKLLAGNFDLSFVIIYLFPLFIIALGYNVLSGEKENSTFTLLRIQGDVKRVLRHKLAFQASVLILLSVVINLAAFAINGISFRQEALQMSTWALITVVYIIFWFSLVYFIASLNRSSTTNALVLGGLWIILLLLVPSVIHRNVSDSHEKELVQTMFNQRGDYPDAYDLEPAQLADSFSSLRHPYPLAAMKDTRDGARRFYEGLMRSEIQIRFNNSMGKMVVESQAKEYARTLRLNWLNPVYAVQHAFNQVAGSEINNYHQYLAAAEAYQTERRYYLNNIAIQARPFTLSDFMKVPEFDFRQPVVNWTEALRLLLPVIVLTLLLTITASLRRVIK; translated from the coding sequence ATGACGAAGTATTTAACTATCTGGAAATACCAGGCAGTGTTGCTGCTCAGGAACCGTTTCCTGCTGGCAGGGCTCCTGTTCCTGCTGGTGGCGGGCCTGTTCGGTGCGCGATACGGCAAACATTTTGTAAGCCAGCAGGAGGAAATGATCTATGCTGTAGATACATTGCAACAGCAGAAAACAACATCTGCCATAAAGGAGATAAAAAGAAGAGATACGGCAAAGCTCAGCCCGGAAGAACAGCAAAGGTTCGATGATGTGATGAAATATTATCAGGCTGCTGTTGCCGGCGCAAAAACGGTCGTGTACAGGCCAGGTCCGTTCACTTCGCTGTCTATCGGGCAGAAAGACAACTTTCCGTTTTATCATGAAGTGTCCAATAATTTCAGGGGGGCAGACATCTATAGTACAACATCAACGGATATCCAGAACCCGGTTAAATTGCTCGCCGGTAATTTCGATCTTTCGTTCGTGATCATTTACCTGTTCCCGCTGTTCATTATTGCGCTGGGGTATAATGTGCTTTCCGGAGAAAAGGAAAACAGCACCTTTACACTGCTGCGTATCCAGGGCGATGTGAAAAGAGTACTGCGTCACAAGCTGGCATTCCAGGCATCCGTATTGATACTGCTGTCGGTCGTTATCAACCTTGCCGCCTTCGCCATAAACGGTATTTCATTCCGGCAGGAGGCGTTGCAGATGAGCACCTGGGCGCTGATCACGGTTGTTTACATCATTTTCTGGTTTTCACTGGTCTATTTCATCGCTTCACTCAACCGTTCCAGTACCACCAATGCACTCGTGCTGGGAGGATTGTGGATCATTTTACTGTTGCTGGTCCCATCTGTCATTCACAGGAACGTATCCGATTCTCATGAAAAAGAACTGGTGCAGACGATGTTTAACCAACGGGGCGATTATCCCGATGCCTATGATCTGGAGCCGGCGCAACTGGCCGATTCGTTCAGCAGCCTCCGGCATCCTTACCCGCTTGCGGCCATGAAGGATACGAGGGATGGCGCACGGCGTTTTTATGAAGGGTTGATGCGGTCCGAGATACAGATCCGATTTAATAACAGCATGGGTAAAATGGTGGTGGAGAGCCAGGCGAAAGAATATGCGCGCACCCTGCGGCTGAACTGGCTGAACCCGGTGTATGCTGTTCAGCATGCATTTAACCAGGTAGCCGGTTCGGAAATAAATAATTATCATCAGTACCTTGCTGCCGCAGAAGCTTATCAGACGGAGCGCCGGTACTACCTGAACAATATTGCGATACAGGCACGGCCGTTTACGCTTTCCGATTTCATGAAAGTGCCGGAATTCGATTTCCGGCAGCCCGTTGTAAACTGGACGGAAGCCCTGCGGTTGCTCCTGCCGGTTATTGTCTTAACTTTGTTGCTGACGATAACCGCATCTTTACGCCGGGTGATAAAATAA
- a CDS encoding DUF3526 domain-containing protein, producing MKVFITLASQELKRLWRDSTFQVLAVFLLLLSGYAIFSSTEQYGHAYREHHELTDTARYMLQHQKPTSAHMAGHYGHIVFKPATFLQAIDPGVNAYTGTTVRLEAHRQNEAVFIPASGQSSLIRFGEFSFAMLLQVIFPLLILFTCYRSVIADRQNGTLRLLLCQGVSMRQLITARAAAYIAVYWIFLLLAAFVYGLVFYMGQHEAGAGVLPRVFLLVVLYGLYYALLIALTVYLSARANSPSGLLVGLLAVWFVFTVIIPKTAANIGAQRTPLPTRVAFDQSIADDRKGGINGHDTRNERSQRFTDSVLRAYGVDSASQLPVKLGGLLMQADEDFNNYVYDKAITRISNIISAQNRVGAVSGFADPFMAVKNLSMAIAGTDMHHHYDFTKDVEDYRRVLIRDLNKLDAARVSEFKDSKGKLTQEYWDQVKDYRYESPSLRWSLANYSTEIIALFTWIIAVCLLIALTSNKIRIA from the coding sequence ATGAAAGTATTCATAACACTAGCGTCGCAGGAGCTGAAAAGACTGTGGAGGGACAGCACTTTCCAGGTACTGGCGGTATTCCTGCTGCTGTTGTCCGGCTACGCCATATTCAGTTCCACGGAGCAATACGGGCATGCATACCGGGAGCACCATGAGTTGACCGATACGGCGCGTTACATGCTGCAGCACCAGAAACCAACATCCGCGCACATGGCCGGGCACTACGGGCATATCGTATTCAAGCCGGCCACATTTTTGCAGGCCATCGATCCCGGCGTAAACGCTTATACCGGTACTACAGTAAGGCTGGAAGCGCACCGGCAGAACGAAGCCGTGTTCATTCCCGCCTCCGGGCAATCATCGCTCATACGGTTCGGGGAATTTTCATTTGCGATGTTGCTGCAGGTGATCTTTCCGCTGCTGATTTTGTTCACCTGCTACCGTTCTGTTATTGCCGACCGGCAGAACGGCACGCTCCGGTTACTGCTATGCCAGGGGGTGAGCATGCGTCAGTTGATAACGGCGAGGGCCGCTGCTTATATTGCGGTTTACTGGATTTTCCTGCTGCTGGCGGCTTTCGTATATGGTCTTGTATTTTACATGGGGCAGCACGAAGCGGGAGCCGGTGTGCTGCCAAGGGTTTTCCTGCTGGTAGTGCTGTACGGATTATATTACGCGCTGTTGATCGCATTGACCGTTTATTTGTCCGCAAGGGCCAATAGCCCTTCAGGTTTGTTGGTCGGGTTGCTGGCGGTGTGGTTCGTATTCACGGTGATCATTCCCAAAACTGCGGCCAACATCGGGGCGCAGCGTACGCCATTGCCAACAAGGGTGGCGTTCGACCAATCCATTGCGGACGACCGGAAAGGCGGCATCAATGGCCATGATACCCGTAATGAGCGCTCGCAGCGATTTACAGATTCGGTATTGCGCGCATACGGTGTTGACAGCGCCAGCCAGCTTCCTGTAAAACTGGGTGGCTTATTGATGCAGGCTGATGAGGATTTCAATAATTATGTCTACGATAAGGCCATTACACGCATCAGCAACATTATCTCGGCACAGAACAGGGTAGGAGCGGTCTCCGGATTTGCGGACCCTTTCATGGCCGTTAAAAATCTGTCGATGGCTATTGCGGGCACAGACATGCACCATCATTATGATTTTACAAAAGATGTGGAAGACTACAGGCGGGTGCTGATCCGCGACCTCAACAAGCTGGACGCGGCTAGGGTATCGGAGTTTAAAGACAGCAAGGGAAAGCTTACACAGGAATACTGGGACCAGGTGAAAGACTACCGCTACGAATCCCCTTCGCTGCGCTGGAGCCTGGCTAATTACAGCACCGAGATAATCGCTTTATTCACCTGGATCATAGCAGTTTGTTTGCTGATCGCGCTTACATCCAATAAAATCAGGATAGCATGA
- a CDS encoding ABC transporter ATP-binding protein, whose product MLQITNLNKTYGDHHALKGLNLTVNKGEVFCLLGQNGAGKTTTINISLGFLAPDSGEVLINGKKVGKDGNDTRRYIAYIPEVVMLYANLTAVENLDFFSKLAGYSYGRKQLRDFLTDANLQPEAHEKRVGTFSKGMRQKVGIAIAIAKNADVILMDEPTSGLDPRATDEFTRIVKQLASQGKSVLIATHDIFNAVSIGTHVGIMKDGQLLHVVSADNISPEALQKLYLETI is encoded by the coding sequence ATGCTACAAATAACCAACCTGAACAAAACGTACGGGGATCATCATGCCCTGAAAGGATTAAATCTCACTGTCAACAAGGGGGAGGTATTTTGCCTCCTCGGCCAGAATGGCGCGGGTAAAACCACTACCATTAATATCTCGCTGGGTTTTTTGGCGCCTGATTCCGGCGAAGTTTTAATAAACGGGAAGAAAGTTGGGAAGGATGGTAACGATACCAGGCGCTATATCGCCTATATTCCGGAAGTGGTGATGTTGTACGCGAACCTTACCGCTGTTGAGAACCTCGACTTCTTTAGCAAGCTCGCCGGTTACTCGTATGGCCGCAAACAACTGCGGGATTTTCTGACAGACGCCAATCTGCAGCCGGAAGCCCATGAAAAACGCGTGGGTACTTTCTCAAAGGGCATGCGCCAGAAAGTAGGCATTGCCATCGCTATCGCAAAGAATGCGGACGTAATACTGATGGATGAACCTACCAGCGGACTGGATCCCCGGGCTACGGACGAGTTTACCCGCATCGTAAAACAACTGGCATCCCAGGGGAAGTCTGTGCTGATCGCTACGCATGACATCTTTAACGCGGTATCTATCGGTACGCACGTCGGTATTATGAAAGACGGACAATTGCTGCATGTGGTAAGCGCGGACAATATCAGCCCGGAAGCATTGCAGAAACTTTACCTGGAAACCATCTAA
- a CDS encoding TlpA disulfide reductase family protein codes for MAIRRMMIWLTLAMSFLQFAASAQTAAGRKRAFPFEFKDTLGSVVKLDDLKGKVIYMDFWFTGCKGCVQVAKGLHDAVLPAFREDTSVVFMSVSLDINFLKWKRSIREGLYTSEGEWNVFTMGMGGEHPFYRHYGFSGAPQTMLIDRQGRVVSTAPPFPGPALVEMIRSEQK; via the coding sequence GATGATATGGCTGACACTGGCGATGAGCTTTCTTCAGTTCGCCGCCAGCGCTCAAACAGCGGCAGGGCGTAAGCGGGCGTTCCCTTTCGAGTTCAAAGACACGCTGGGAAGCGTGGTGAAACTCGACGATCTCAAAGGCAAGGTGATCTACATGGATTTCTGGTTTACCGGATGCAAAGGCTGCGTGCAGGTAGCAAAGGGATTGCACGATGCCGTTTTGCCCGCGTTCCGGGAAGATACCAGCGTAGTGTTCATGTCCGTTTCGCTGGATATCAATTTCCTGAAGTGGAAAAGAAGTATCCGGGAAGGACTGTACACGAGCGAAGGCGAATGGAATGTATTCACCATGGGTATGGGCGGAGAGCACCCGTTTTACCGGCATTACGGATTCTCCGGCGCTCCGCAAACGATGCTGATAGACAGGCAGGGACGCGTTGTCTCCACTGCTCCGCCGTTTCCCGGGCCAGCACTCGTGGAGATGATCCGGTCGGAACAGAAATAA